The following proteins are encoded in a genomic region of Candidatus Methylospira mobilis:
- the argA gene encoding amino-acid N-acetyltransferase has product MFSSGFNAAGFVSSFRHSSPYIHAHRGKTVVVVFGGEVIADASFSGLVNDLALLNSLGIRLVLVHGIRPQIEARMALRGIPQRYYKNLRVTDADALECVKEAAGTVRVEIEAMLSLSLINTPMAGVRVRVSSGNVVMARPLGVIDGIDYQYTGSVRKIDDAAICEKLDCGDMVLLSPLGYSSTGEIFNLRAEDVAKQTAIALNADKLLLLSDQVYKKQGSGAIRELTVMEAERLLLKQEMLPEGVVNHLKLAVEAIEAGVKRVHLLNRSVDGAILLELFTRDGQGMLISASPFEEMRAAHIDDLQGMLELIRPLEETGILLKRSQKDLEYDIGNFSVIERDGSIIGCAALHLFPEDNMAELACLAIHPDYRSETQGERLLRYLELKASVLGIGILFVLTTQALHWFREMGFSLAAVDVLPRQKQSTYDYRRNSAILIKALSQ; this is encoded by the coding sequence ATGTTTTCATCTGGTTTTAATGCTGCTGGATTTGTCAGCAGTTTCCGTCACTCATCTCCCTATATTCACGCTCATCGCGGCAAGACCGTAGTTGTAGTTTTTGGCGGCGAAGTTATTGCCGACGCTTCGTTTTCAGGGTTGGTCAACGATCTTGCGTTATTGAACAGCTTGGGGATACGTCTGGTGCTGGTTCATGGCATACGCCCTCAAATCGAGGCGCGCATGGCTTTGCGGGGAATTCCACAGCGCTATTATAAAAATTTGCGCGTCACCGACGCCGACGCGCTGGAATGTGTCAAGGAAGCTGCCGGTACGGTGCGCGTCGAAATTGAAGCGATGCTGTCGCTAAGCCTCATCAACACTCCGATGGCGGGAGTGCGTGTGCGTGTGTCATCGGGCAATGTGGTAATGGCGCGGCCATTGGGCGTGATTGACGGTATCGATTACCAGTATACCGGAAGCGTACGTAAAATCGATGATGCGGCCATATGCGAAAAACTCGATTGCGGCGATATGGTGTTGTTGTCACCGCTTGGCTATTCATCCACCGGCGAAATTTTCAATTTACGCGCGGAGGACGTAGCCAAACAGACGGCTATCGCGCTGAATGCCGATAAACTGTTGCTGCTTTCCGATCAGGTTTACAAAAAACAAGGCAGCGGCGCCATCCGTGAATTGACGGTTATGGAGGCTGAGCGTTTATTGCTCAAACAGGAAATGCTGCCGGAAGGCGTCGTTAACCATCTCAAACTGGCTGTGGAAGCAATAGAAGCCGGCGTAAAGCGCGTGCATTTATTGAACCGGAGCGTGGATGGCGCCATTTTACTGGAGCTGTTTACCCGCGACGGGCAGGGAATGTTGATCAGTGCTTCGCCGTTCGAAGAAATGCGCGCCGCGCATATCGATGATCTGCAGGGAATGCTGGAACTCATTCGTCCGCTGGAGGAAACCGGCATCCTGCTGAAACGTTCACAAAAAGATCTGGAATACGACATTGGCAACTTTAGCGTAATAGAGCGCGACGGCAGTATCATCGGTTGCGCAGCGCTGCATCTTTTCCCGGAAGACAACATGGCCGAACTGGCGTGTCTTGCCATACATCCCGATTATCGCAGTGAAACGCAAGGTGAGCGTCTGTTGCGCTATCTCGAACTGAAGGCAAGCGTACTCGGTATCGGCATATTGTTTGTTCTTACCACGCAGGCATTGCATTGGTTTCGTGAAATGGGTTTCAGCCTTGCCGCCGTGGATGTCTTGCCTCGGCAAAAGCAAAGCACCTATGATTACCGGCGCAATTCCGCTATATTGATTAAAGCGCTGAGCCAGTGA
- a CDS encoding metallophosphoesterase, which yields MNTPPVLRVLQASDFHLCADPDTLTYGTNTDQSLCSVLNVLREYALPDGLLIATGDLSQDGSAASYDRLGLILQRTGLEFCCLPGNHDDAPRMRASLPCPQRIRRAGWHVILLDTTLPDSPGGSIKESDLLHIGEWLHEFPNTPCLIFMHHAAVSVASPWLDTMRIDNADNLLNCLASFDQIKAVVFGHVHQELDIHYRGIRFLACPSTCAQFLPKSAQFALDPIAPGFRWIDLYGNGHMETGIVRV from the coding sequence GTGAACACGCCACCCGTTTTACGCGTACTGCAGGCCAGCGACTTTCATCTGTGCGCCGACCCCGATACGCTCACTTATGGAACAAACACCGATCAAAGCCTGTGCAGCGTTCTTAATGTTCTGAGGGAATATGCGTTGCCGGACGGCCTGCTGATCGCAACCGGTGATCTGTCGCAGGACGGCAGCGCTGCCAGTTACGATCGCCTAGGTTTAATTTTGCAGCGAACCGGGCTGGAGTTTTGCTGTTTACCCGGAAATCATGACGATGCTCCGCGTATGCGGGCATCTCTTCCTTGTCCACAACGGATACGCAGGGCAGGGTGGCATGTCATCTTGTTGGATACTACGCTTCCCGATTCGCCAGGAGGAAGTATCAAGGAATCGGATCTGCTCCATATCGGCGAATGGCTGCACGAGTTTCCCAATACGCCATGCCTGATTTTCATGCATCATGCCGCCGTCTCCGTAGCAAGCCCGTGGCTGGATACCATGCGTATCGACAATGCCGATAATCTGCTGAACTGCCTGGCTTCTTTCGATCAAATCAAGGCAGTCGTCTTCGGACACGTACACCAGGAACTGGATATCCATTATCGCGGAATCCGTTTTCTCGCCTGCCCATCGACGTGCGCGCAGTTTCTCCCTAAAAGCGCTCAATTCGCACTCGACCCCATTGCTCCCGGTTTCCGCTGGATAGATTTATACGGGAACGGACATATGGAAACGGGTATCGTCAGGGTATGA
- a CDS encoding cupin domain-containing protein: protein MIDKIAKLIIVSFALFRHAAFAAEFSPPGAPTQNLLEHELELHSNKLKTRVVRINLPPGFNSPLYIHEVPGPRYVVKGQVKIEEGAEAHVYGPTGVFWESGRWMRIENVGSEEAELLAVELTPAVAVEAAPVQQK from the coding sequence GTGATAGACAAAATTGCCAAGTTGATTATTGTATCGTTCGCCCTGTTTAGGCACGCGGCTTTTGCGGCAGAGTTCTCCCCACCCGGGGCTCCGACACAAAACTTGCTTGAGCATGAGTTGGAGTTGCATTCCAACAAACTTAAAACCCGCGTCGTGCGCATTAATCTGCCCCCCGGCTTTAATTCGCCGCTATATATACACGAAGTCCCCGGGCCTCGCTATGTGGTGAAGGGACAAGTCAAAATTGAAGAGGGTGCTGAGGCCCATGTTTATGGACCGACCGGTGTTTTCTGGGAAAGCGGGCGCTGGATGCGTATTGAAAACGTAGGCTCGGAAGAGGCTGAGTTATTGGCGGTCGAATTGACGCCGGCTGTCGCGGTCGAAGCTGCGCCGGTACAACAAAAATAG
- the argE gene encoding acetylornithine deacetylase — protein sequence MKTTKLPPLIRSIRELIATPSISSADAALDMSNAAVIDLLSDWYSAAGFRVSQQTVAPGKRNMIATLGGGTGSGEGLVLSGHTDTVPFDEGKWSKSPFAGEEAENRIYGLGSCDMKSFLAIALNAAQGIDAAKLRRPLTVLATADEEISMSGAKHLLGENMRLGRYAVIGEPTGLKPIRTHKGVMMESIHIHGQSGHSSDPALGANAIEGMYRVIGELLAWRAELQTQYRNPAFQVETPTLNLGVLKGGDNPNRICGHCELQIDIRPLPGMDLNELRERMNARLDSLLGDFPGLRIETRPLFDGLPPFETSQDADIVKACEYYTGQDSASVSFGTEAPLLARTGLETIILGPGNIAQAHQADEFLEVAQIQPAINILQQLIHRFCIEVR from the coding sequence GTGAAAACAACGAAGCTACCGCCATTAATCAGATCGATACGCGAATTGATAGCCACGCCGTCTATCAGCTCTGCCGATGCTGCGTTGGACATGTCCAACGCAGCGGTGATCGACTTGTTATCCGACTGGTATTCGGCGGCTGGATTCCGAGTCAGCCAGCAAACGGTAGCACCGGGTAAACGCAACATGATTGCGACGCTCGGTGGCGGTACAGGCAGCGGAGAAGGACTGGTGCTGTCAGGACATACCGATACCGTGCCGTTTGACGAAGGCAAATGGAGCAAGAGCCCTTTCGCAGGAGAGGAGGCCGAGAACCGTATTTACGGTTTGGGTAGTTGCGATATGAAATCTTTTCTCGCCATCGCGCTTAACGCCGCGCAAGGGATCGATGCGGCGAAGTTGCGGCGACCCTTGACCGTACTGGCCACTGCGGACGAAGAAATATCGATGTCCGGCGCCAAACATCTGCTAGGCGAAAACATGAGGCTGGGGCGTTACGCCGTAATCGGAGAGCCGACAGGACTCAAGCCGATACGCACGCATAAAGGCGTGATGATGGAAAGCATACATATCCATGGTCAATCCGGACATTCCAGCGACCCGGCTCTAGGCGCAAACGCTATTGAAGGCATGTATCGCGTCATTGGCGAACTGCTGGCGTGGCGAGCGGAATTGCAAACTCAATACCGTAATCCGGCATTCCAGGTCGAAACGCCTACGTTGAATCTCGGCGTATTAAAGGGCGGCGATAACCCCAACAGAATCTGCGGTCATTGCGAACTGCAAATCGATATCCGCCCGTTGCCGGGCATGGACCTGAACGAGTTGCGCGAACGGATGAATGCGCGGCTGGATTCGCTACTGGGAGATTTCCCCGGATTGCGAATTGAAACCCGTCCGTTATTCGACGGACTTCCACCTTTCGAAACATCTCAAGATGCCGATATTGTAAAAGCCTGCGAGTATTATACCGGACAAGATTCCGCATCGGTTTCTTTCGGTACCGAAGCGCCTTTATTAGCCCGGACCGGTCTTGAAACAATTATTCTTGGGCCTGGAAACATAGCGCAAGCGCATCAGGCGGATGAATTTCTTGAAGTAGCCCAGATTCAACCGGCGATAAACATATTACAGCAGTTAATTCATAGATTTTGTATTGAAGTGCGATGA